The Chryseobacterium sp. LJ668 genome segment AAACTTCATCCGTATGAGAAAGAAAGTACTTTCTGAAGAAGAAAGAAAAAGAATTGAAAGAGGAGCGAAAGCTTAATCTGAAAATCTAAAATATATTGAAGCCCCGAATTTTCGGGGCTTTTGTATTTGTGCAAGACAAAAGTTTTTTTTCAAGTTTCCAGGTCTTGTTCAGGAGTTTGGTATTGTTCTTTTGTTTGACTTCGTTGAATCTTTTATTTCAGGACAAAAGAATATATATTGTATTTACTATCCGTCCTACGGCTAAATTTTTGTATTTAACCGCTTATGGTCAGATACAAATCATTTTTAGCCCTCATCCTTTCAGTTTTATTCCTCATTTCCTGTGACGGATTGAAGATTCCCAAAAACGTGTTTGAAACTTCCGAACGTGCAAAATATGAACGTAGCTTTTTGGGAGCAGATAGTCTGATGACGCAATGGAAGAGAGATTTTTCTGCAGCCGCCGCCAATCAACTGAAAATTAAAGACGGAACATCTTTAATCATTAATGCAGACAGTTTGGATACTCCTGCATTTGGATATTCAATAGAACTTCAAAAAGGAGATTTGCTTGTCATCGAAACCGAAACGATTAATGCGGATAAGAAAATATTCATTGATCTGCTTAATCAAAATTCCGGTTCTGAAATCATGAAAAGCGGTGTTATAAAAAATAATTTATTTTCAAAACAGATCACAGAAAACGGTTGGTATAAATTGGTGATGCAGCCTGAAATTGCTTACAGCGGAACATTTAAAATAAAAATCTACACCCAGCCATCTCTTACCTTTCCTGTTGCAGGCAAAGGAAATAAAAACGTTCAGAGTTTTTGGGGCGCAAGCCGTGATGGTGGTGGCAGAAGTCATGAAGGAGTTGATATTTTTGCACCTCGAAAAACTCCTGTTGTAGCCGTTGCTGATGGAACAATAGTACGAACCGGGAATCAGGGATTGGGTGGGAAACAGGTTTGGTTGCGTGACGATGCAGTGGGGAACTCGCTTTATTACGCTCATCTCGACAGTATTATCACCCAAAACGGAAAAAGCGTAAAAGCCGGAGACACATTGGGATGGGTAGGGAACACAGGCAATGCAGCAGGAGGAGCCACTCATCTTCATTTTGGAATCTACTCAACTGGTGGTGCCGTAGACCCCTATCCATTCATAAAACAACGTGCTGTTCCTCAAATGATTTCAGAATTAAATAAAAAAAAGTTTGATGATAAAAATCTAAAGGCCGGAAAGAATGTGAGAAGTGGTCCGGGAACTCAATACGCAATATTGGCAACGAATGACCTCAAAAGATCTGTTCAGATTCTTGCAACCGATGGACAATGGTATCATATCAAAACTTCAGACGGTCTTGAGGGATTTGTGGCAAAAGATCAGATCGAGCATTAATCCTGTCCCTAAGTCTTAAAGCCAAACCCACTCAAATGCTTTCTGAAAAATGTTTTTAAATAAAATTAACAGCATAATTATTCAATTTTGTACTGTTAATTTTATTTCAACTTTCTAAATTTGTATTTCTTCAAATAAGAATGAGATTGGTCTTATTCAAAACTGTTAACATCCTTTTTGCACTCTATGAAAATCAACAAAATAAAAATACTATTCATTTTAGGTTTTTTTGCCTCAATCAGCAGTTCGTGTTCTGTCCAGAAAAATACTTCAACGATACAAAATACATCTAAAGAGAACAGATATAAATCTAAACCTAAAGATTCTGCTGTTGCTGTTAAGCCACAGACGACCACAATCATTGAAACAGATTTTAAAGTAAATCTTCCTG includes the following:
- a CDS encoding M23 family metallopeptidase, with the protein product MVRYKSFLALILSVLFLISCDGLKIPKNVFETSERAKYERSFLGADSLMTQWKRDFSAAAANQLKIKDGTSLIINADSLDTPAFGYSIELQKGDLLVIETETINADKKIFIDLLNQNSGSEIMKSGVIKNNLFSKQITENGWYKLVMQPEIAYSGTFKIKIYTQPSLTFPVAGKGNKNVQSFWGASRDGGGRSHEGVDIFAPRKTPVVAVADGTIVRTGNQGLGGKQVWLRDDAVGNSLYYAHLDSIITQNGKSVKAGDTLGWVGNTGNAAGGATHLHFGIYSTGGAVDPYPFIKQRAVPQMISELNKKKFDDKNLKAGKNVRSGPGTQYAILATNDLKRSVQILATDGQWYHIKTSDGLEGFVAKDQIEH